Within Desulfurobacterium thermolithotrophum DSM 11699, the genomic segment TGATGCAAAGGGAAAAGACTTTGATCTAAGAAAAGAATACGAAAAACAGAAAAAGAAAAGCTTTTTAGAAAAAATGATGGATGGAAATCTTGGAGGAGACTGATGCTCAAGGTAGAAACACCACTTGTTGCAGTTGATGGAATAATAAATGTTCAGGACGAAAATGGAAAGTTTATAGGAATAGTTCTAATAGAGAGAAAGTATCCACCTATCGGGCTTGCTCTGCCTGGAGGTTTTGTAGAGGTTGGAGAAACCGTGGAAAGAGCAGTTATCAGAGAAATGAAAGAAGAAACAGGACTTGACGTTATAATTCTAAAACAATTTCATGTTTATTCAGACCCTGAGAGAGATCCAAGAAGACACTGTGTTTCTGTAGTCTTTGAATGTGTTGCAAGAGGAGAACCTAAGGGTTCAGACGATGCAAAAATAGCAAAAGTTTATCCCTACAATGAAATTCCTTTTGAAAAACTGGTTTTCGATCATAAAAGAATCATAAAAGATTATCTCAACTGTTCCTTTTCTATTTTTAAAAAGCTCTTAGGAGGAAAAATTGAGCTTTAAAGCAGTTATCCTCGCAGCAGGAAAAGGAACTCGCTTCAAATCAGACCTGCCAAAGGTTCTTCATAAAATACTTGGTAAACCAATACTTTGGTATGTTGTGAAAGCTGCAAAAAAAGCAGGAGCTGAAGAAATAATCGTTGTTGTGGGACATAAAAAAGAACTGGTCGAAGAGTTCTTAAAATCAGAATTTCCCGAAGTAAAAACTGTTTACCAAGAACAGCAGCTTGGCACCGGCCACGCTGTAATGTGTGCTGAGGAACTTCTGAAAGACTACAACAAAAAAATAGTTGTTTTAAATGGAGACACTCCTCTTGTAAAAGCCGAAGAGATAAAAAGACTTGCTGAAGTAGATGGAGATATGCTTGTTTTAACTGGAGAGATTGATAACCCCACAGGCTATGGAAGAGTGATAAGAGACGGCCGAGAGATTTTAAAAATAGTAGAAGAGAAAGACGCAACCGAAGAGGAAAAAAAGATAAAAGAAGTCAACACAGGAATTTATTCTTTTGATCCTAAGAAGTTGTTTGAAGCTCTAAAAGAGATAGACAACAATAACGCTCAAGGCGAATATTACCTTCCAGACGTTTTAAAGGTTTTCAAGTGTAAAGGCTGGAAAGTTGTTCCAGTAGCCACCCGCGACTTTTCAACCGTTATGGGAGTCAACAATAGATATGAACTTTCAAAAGCTGAAAAAGTCCTTCAGGAAAGAATTGTAAAAGCACTTCAGCTTTCTGGTGTTACAATCCACAACCCGGAATCTGCCTACATAGAACCAGAGGTTGAAATTGGAATAGATACAGAAATCTTTGCTCCTATCTACATTAAAGGAAAAACAAAGATTGGGAAAGGCTGTTACCTTGGAGCTTTTTCTGAGATAGTGGATTCCACAATTGGTGATGAAACAAAAGTTGAAAGCCACTCTTGGATAAAAGGAGCAGTGCTTGAACCTGAAACCTCTGTAGGACCTTTTGCAAAGCTAAGACCTGGAACTTACCTTGAAAGTAGCGCTAAGCTTGGAACCTTTGTTGAAACAAAGAATGCCTACCTTGAAAGAGGAGCCAAAGCAAACCACCTGACCTATCTTGGTGATTGCAGAATTGGAGAAAATACAAATATTGGAGCTGGAACAATTACCTGTAACTACGACGGATTCAACAAGTGGAAAACGGAAATTGGAAAAAACGTTTTTGTTGGAAGTAATACTCTTTTTATAGCTCCTGTCAAAGTAGGTAATAATTCCATCACTGCGGCTGGATCTGTTATTACTTCTGACGTTCCTGAAAATACTCTTGCTGTTGGAAGAGCAAAACAGTTAAACTACGAAGGAAAAGCAGAAAGGATTAGAGAAAAAGCAAGGAGAAAAAAGAAATGAACATTCTTCAAAAAATAGTTGAACATAAAAAGGTAGAGATTGAAGAGCAAAAGAAAAAATTTAACCTTTCCGTTTTGAGAGAAGAAGCTGAAAAGATGGAAGTTCCATACAACTTCAAAGAAGCTCTCATCAAAAAAGGAATAAACATCATTGCTGAAGTTAAGAAAGCTTCTCCCTCCAAAGGAGTTATAAGAGAAGATTTTGACCCTGTTGAAATTGCTCTAAGCTACGAAAAAGGAGGAGCGAAAGCAATTTCTGTTTTAACAGATAAGAAATTCTTTCAGGGCTCACCTTTTTATCTGAAACAGGTTGCAGAAACGGTTAAACTGCCAGTTCTTAGAAAGGATTTCATAATTGACGAGTTTCAAATTTACGGAGCAAAAGTTCTTGGAGCTTCTTCATTTCTACTCATTGTTTCGATACTTTCAGATGAGCAACTTAA encodes:
- the glmU gene encoding bifunctional UDP-N-acetylglucosamine diphosphorylase/glucosamine-1-phosphate N-acetyltransferase GlmU yields the protein MSFKAVILAAGKGTRFKSDLPKVLHKILGKPILWYVVKAAKKAGAEEIIVVVGHKKELVEEFLKSEFPEVKTVYQEQQLGTGHAVMCAEELLKDYNKKIVVLNGDTPLVKAEEIKRLAEVDGDMLVLTGEIDNPTGYGRVIRDGREILKIVEEKDATEEEKKIKEVNTGIYSFDPKKLFEALKEIDNNNAQGEYYLPDVLKVFKCKGWKVVPVATRDFSTVMGVNNRYELSKAEKVLQERIVKALQLSGVTIHNPESAYIEPEVEIGIDTEIFAPIYIKGKTKIGKGCYLGAFSEIVDSTIGDETKVESHSWIKGAVLEPETSVGPFAKLRPGTYLESSAKLGTFVETKNAYLERGAKANHLTYLGDCRIGENTNIGAGTITCNYDGFNKWKTEIGKNVFVGSNTLFIAPVKVGNNSITAAGSVITSDVPENTLAVGRAKQLNYEGKAERIREKARRKKK
- the trpC gene encoding indole-3-glycerol phosphate synthase TrpC, translating into MNILQKIVEHKKVEIEEQKKKFNLSVLREEAEKMEVPYNFKEALIKKGINIIAEVKKASPSKGVIREDFDPVEIALSYEKGGAKAISVLTDKKFFQGSPFYLKQVAETVKLPVLRKDFIIDEFQIYGAKVLGASSFLLIVSILSDEQLKDFVLLGRELGMEPLIETHDEKEVERALKADAEIIGVNNRDLKTFTVSIETTLKLLPLIKGEGKVLVSESGIRGKEEIIKLRKAGVNAFLVGETLMRKENPEEVLKSWVSLEHA
- a CDS encoding NUDIX domain-containing protein → MLKVETPLVAVDGIINVQDENGKFIGIVLIERKYPPIGLALPGGFVEVGETVERAVIREMKEETGLDVIILKQFHVYSDPERDPRRHCVSVVFECVARGEPKGSDDAKIAKVYPYNEIPFEKLVFDHKRIIKDYLNCSFSIFKKLLGGKIEL